The sequence GGTCATGCTGCTGGACGAGCCGACCTCGGCCCTGGATCCGGAATTGGTCAGCGAGGTGCTGACCGTCATTCGCGGGCTGGCCCAGAACGGCATGACCATGGTCATGGCCACGCACCAGATGGGGTTCACCCGCTCCCTGGCCGACGAGGTGCTTTTCATGCAGGAAGGCAGGATCATCGAGCAGGGCAGCCCCAAGGATCTTTTGGCCGAGGGGTCGGGCACCCGCACCCTTGATTTCTGCTCCCAGATTCTCGATGTCGAGGGCGCCTGCGCATGAACGAGGAGTTCATCTTTCTGCTGGAGCGCCTGGTGCCCGCACTGAACAAGGGGGTGCTGGTCAGCCTGCAACTCATCGTGCCTTCGGCCATTCTGGGCATTTTTTTCGGAGTGGTGGTGGGCGCGTGTCGGGCTTTCGGCGGCGGCGTGCTGCGCGCCCTGGCCAACGGTTACGCCGCGCTTTTCCGGGGTACGCCGCTGGTCATCCAGCTTTTCATCCTCTATTTCGGCCTGCCGAACGTGGGTATCTATTTTCAGCCCTACACGGCGGCCGTGCTCGGCTTCACCCTGTGCAGCGCGGCCTACCATTCGGAGTACATCCGCGGCGGGCTGCTTTCCATCAAGCGTGGTCAGGTGCTGGCGGCCCAGGCGCTTGGTTTCTCAACCTTCACGACCCTGATCTGGATCATCATCCCCCAGGCCTTTCGCCGGGCGTTGCCCGGTTGCGGGAACGAGATCGTGTATCTGATCAAGTATTCGTCCCTGGCCTACGTCATCACCTGCTTCGAGCTGACCGGCCAGGCCAAGATCGTGGCCAGCGAAAGCTTTCGCTTCAGCGAGGTCTTCATGGTCGTGGGCGTCTATTATCTGATTCTGGTCAGCGTGGCTTCCTATGGTCTGCGCAGGCTGGAAAAGAGACTGGAAATTCCCGGCTTCGGCCATTAGTCTGCCTCACGTCCCGGCGTCATTTCTCGCGGTCGGCCTTTGTCGACCGCTTCCGTTCCCGGCCCGTGCATGGCCGGGAAGAAAGCATACAATCTATCCATATTCGAGGTTATTATCATGAGCGACGAACCAAATAAGATTATCTATTCCATGCTGAAGGTGTCCCGGTTTTACGACAAGAAGCCGGTCATAAAAGACATCTCCCTGTCCTTTTTCTACGGAGCCAAGATCGGCGTGCTGGGTCTGAACGGCTCGGGCAAGAGCTCGCTCCTCAAGATCATGGCCGGCGTGGACAAGGAGTACAACGGGCAGATAGTCATCTCCCCCGGCTATTCCGTGGGCTACCTGGAGCAGGAACCGAAGCTGGATCCGGAGCGGACCGTGCGCGAGATCGTGCAGGAGGCGGTGCAGGAAACCGTCGACCTCATGCAGGAGTTCGAAGACATCAACGCCAAGTTCGCAGAGCCCATGAGCGACGACGAGATGGACGCGCTCATCGCCCGTCAGGCCGACGTGCAGGAAAAGCTCGACGCTCAGGACGCCTGGGAACTTGATTCCAAACTGGAAATGGCCATGGAGGCTCTGCGCTGCCCGGAACCCGAGACAAAGATCGGCGTTTTGTCCGGCGGCGAGAAGCGCCGCGTGGCCCTGTGCCGCCTGCTGCTGCAAAAGCCCGACATCCTGCTGCTGGACGAACCCACCAACCATCTCGACGCCGAGACCATCGCCTGGCTTGAGCATCACCTCCAGCAGTACCAGGGCACCATCATCGCCGTGACCCATGACCGTTATTTCCTGGACAACGTCGCAGGCTGGATTCTGGAACTGGACCGTGGCGTGGGCATCCCGTGGAAGGGCAACTATTCGTCCTGGCTCGAGC is a genomic window of Desulfomicrobium baculatum DSM 4028 containing:
- a CDS encoding amino acid ABC transporter permease — translated: MNEEFIFLLERLVPALNKGVLVSLQLIVPSAILGIFFGVVVGACRAFGGGVLRALANGYAALFRGTPLVIQLFILYFGLPNVGIYFQPYTAAVLGFTLCSAAYHSEYIRGGLLSIKRGQVLAAQALGFSTFTTLIWIIIPQAFRRALPGCGNEIVYLIKYSSLAYVITCFELTGQAKIVASESFRFSEVFMVVGVYYLILVSVASYGLRRLEKRLEIPGFGH